The DNA segment AACAGATAACATGTCTTCTTTCTTAAGCTGGTGGCCGAAGTTCAGAGACTTAACTCGCTGGTACGTCACTGAGACAAGAACAATAACATGTACTAAGGCATAAATTATTCTTTAAAGCGTTATTTGAATTTAATCACATTTGAGAATCTCTTTATATAACTTCAATAGTCTTTCCGCATCCTCACGCCAGTTATAGAGTTCTTTAACAGTTTTTAAACCGTTTAACCCCATTTCAAGCGCTAAATCTTTGTTTTCGTAAAGTTTTAGAATGCAATCTGCAAGAGCTTCATAATCCCCTGAGGGGAAGAGTAGCCCGCAATTATTATCTTCAATAACCTTAGAAAAACTCTTCGTTCTAGTAGCAACTATAGGTTTGCTAAAAGCCATGTACTGAAACAGTTTATGGGGTAAAGCGTTATCTGTGTGTTCGCTTAGCTTATACGGGATTAAGCATATATTGCTTAAATGAATATATGTAGGAATAAATTTATAATCAACCCATCCTGTAAAATCTACAACACTCTCCAAGTTAAGTTTTTTAACTATGTTATATAAGTTCTGTTCGTAGCCTTTAGGTCCTCCTCCTACTATTAAAATTTTTAATTTAGGAATCTTTTTTCTGAGTAATGTGACTGAATTTAAAACGGTTTCTAACCCTCTATGAGGCCCGAAAGAGCCTATATAAGTTACTATAAAAAATCCCTTATATCTCTCAATAATATCTTGGTGAAGTTCATATTTTAAAAGATTTTCCACCGTATCAGTATTTCTCACAACAATGATCTTCTCAAAGGGGAGCCCGCAATCTTCAACATAGTGGGTAGCCGTCTCCTTATTTATTGTAATTATGTTAGTAACCTTTTGCAAAACACTTTTTTCATATCTCCGCCACCTTCTAACAGGCATGAGGAAACTAATCAACTTCGATTTTAAACCGCTCTCATAATTTCTCCAATCTCTCACCGCTGCAGGATAATTTTCATGAAGGTCCGCTATAACCGGTATATTATATTTCTCAGCTACTTTTAAACAGGTTTTCACTAATGGCAGATCATGAACGTGAAGTAATTCTATGTTAAGTTCTCTTACTAGTCTCTCAACGGCTTTAAACCATAGAGGATTTATAAAATTAATATAATAATTTAAAAACCCCCTCCATTTCTGAAAACCAGTGTTTTTAACAATTCTGAAAACATTTAAACCGTCTACAATTTCTCTCTCTAAACTTTTTTCTTTACCTAAACAGAGTAAATTAACATTTAAACCACCATCAATCAAAACTTTAGCTTCTTTAAAAACTCTAATATCGGGTGGATAATAATTCTCTAAAACCATTAAGATATTATATTTTTTATTCAATGTACCACTCTCTAGACACGGATTAATAAAAATGATAACTTTTTAGCTTTAAAATTATTCGTTATCAAAATTTATAAATTAAATAAGTTTTCATAGAAGTGATTTTAACTTAGTTTGAATGTTTGCAAAAGATTTAAAACTGTTATATCATATTTTTAATTCACTAGTTGCCGCGATGGTGTAGCTCGGCCAAGCATCTGGGGCTTTCGATCCAATTATAATAAGTGCTTGGAGGAGACCCCCCAAGAAGAGTAGAAATCTTGGGATACTCGGGTTCAAATCCCGATCGCGGCACCAATCCTTATTTTACATGTTTAAATTAAAGGTAGTTTTATTAATTAAAATATTTTTAAAAAGTTGTTAACTTAATATAATTCTTATCGCTAGGATGGGAAATATTTATTTTAATTAAAAATTAACGGTGCAATCTGCATATGATAATAAGTGTAGTAATAGGTACAAGACCTGAGATAATAAAGATTTCTCCTCTTTTAAGGAGAATGGTTCAAGAGCATCTAGATCATTATGTTATTCATACAGGTCAGCACTATTCTCATAATATGGATAGGATTTTCTTCGATGAGCTTGGGCTAAGGGAGCCAGATTATAATCTTCAAGTAGGTTCAGGTACTCATGCTGAAGAAACTGGTAAAATGATGATAGAAATAGAAAAAGTTCTTAAAAAAATTCAGTCTAATCTCGTTCTAGTATTGGGTGATACGAATACAGCTTTAGCTGGCGCTTTAAGCGCTGTAAAGCTTCATATAAAAATCGGTCATATTGAAGCCGGTTTAAGATGTTATGATCGTAGAACCCCAGAAGAAGTTAACAGAGTAGTAGTCGATCACGTATCCGATTATTTATTCGCCCCAACGGAGGTAGCTGTAAAAAATCTCATAGCTGAATCAATCATGGAGAGGAGTATTTTTCTTACAGGTAATACTATCGTAGACGCGGTTTATGAGAACTCTAAGATTGCTGAGGAAAAATCTAATATTCTAAGTAAGTTAAATTTGAAAAGTAAAGAATACTTTTTAGTTACCGCCCATCGTGAAGAAAACACAAATTTTAAAGATAAATTAAGCGGGATCATTGAAGGTTTAAATCTCGTCGCAGATTATTTTTCAACACCAATAGTCTTTCCTATTCACCCTCGCACAGATAACGCTATTAAAAAATTTAATTTAAAAATTTCTGATAAAATCTGTTTAATTCCCCCGCTAGGCTACTTGGACTTTTTAAAATTGTTAATTAATTCAAAACTTGTGTTAACTGATTCAGGTGGAATTCAGGAAGAAGCGTGTATTTTAAAAATACCTTGTGGAACATTAAGAGAATCAACTGAAAGACCTGAGACTCTAACAGTGGGCAGTAATATTCTAGTCGGTACAAATCCTGATAAAATTCTTGAAGGCGTAAAGTATATGATTGATAAAAAACCTGAATGGGTTAATCCCTTCGGAGATGGGAAAGCGAGTGAAAAGATTATTAAAATAATCAATAGTTTAAAGGTGTAAAATATGAAGGTTTGCGTTATAGGGTTAGGATATATTGGTTTACCTACCGCTTGCCTTATAGCTGAAGCTGGACATGAAGTGGTGGGTGTTGATATTAAACCAGATGTTATAAACAAATTAAAGAGCGGCAGCCTACCTTTTAAAGAAAAAGGGTTGGATGAATTATTTAATAAGGTTAAAAATCGCATGAAGTTTCAAAACCATCCTGAAGATGCTGAGGTTTTTTTAATAGCTGTTCCCACTCCTTTATCTAAAGAGGCGAGGATAGCTGATCTCTCTTATGTGAGAAAAGCGGTTGAAAGCATTAAAAACTACGTTAAAAAGGATACGCTAGTAGTTGTGGAAAGCACTGTTCCACCGGGCACATGCGAATTGATCGTAGCCCCATTGCTTAATAACAAGGGGTTGATAGCCCACTGCCCTGAAAGAGCAATGCCTGGCAACACATTATATGAAATGGTTCATAATGCGCGGGTAATAGGGGCCAACGACGATAAAGCAAAACAGCTTGCTGGAAAATTATACTCATCTTTCGTTAAAGGTGAAATATATTATACAAATCTTAAAACAGCTGAAATGGTTAAATTAATGGAAAATACTTACCGGGATATTAACATAGCATTAGCAAATGAATTTGCGCAGATAGCTGAAGATATAGGAGTTGATATATGGAGTGCTATAAGAATTGCAAATAAACACCCACGTGTGAATATACTTAACCCCGGTCCGGGTGTTGGTGGCCACTGCTTAGCGGTTGACCCGTGGTTTCTAATAGAAAACTCTTCTAAAAGTAAAATAATCAGTTTAGCTAGGGAAATCAATGATTCAATGCCTAAGCACGTAGTTGAATTAGTTAAAGAAATGAATATTCCAGCAGGAGAGACTTTAACAGTTTTAGGTGTAGCTTATAAGCGAGATGTAGATGATATTCGTGAGACACCGGCTTTAAAATTTATTAAAATAGCTGAAAACGAAGGCTATAATATTAAAGTACATGACCCGCATGTTAAAGAATTCGAATATCCTCTCTTAGCTTTGGATGAGGCGGTTTCTGAAAGTAGTTGTATAGTCATAATAACAGATCACTCAATTTTCAAGGAAATCCAGCCTAGTAGAATAGCAATTTTAATGAAAAATAAAATACTAATCGACACTAGAAACAGCGTCGATCATAAACTATGGGTTGAAGCAGGGTTTAAGGTAAAAGTTTTAGGCAAAGGGGATATTGTTGAATTTAGAACTTCAAGGCGTTAAGTCTATTTTCAGCGAATTTAAAACAGACCTGCTAGGCAAGGTGGGCTTTAAAACATCCACCTTGTATTTGTCGCAGGTACTGGCTTTAATACTTGGCGCCGCTACGGGAGTAATAAACACCAGAGTACTAGGGCCGGATGGCTACGGCTTGTTTACATTTTTTTTCTCATTCACAACATTTATAGTTATATTTTTTAGATTCGGTTTCTTTAATGCAGCAGGCTTACTGGTAGCTCAGGTTAAAAGTAGAGATGAAGAGCGAGAAATAATAGGTTCATCTATTATAGTTGCCTTTATAATAGGCGTATCCTACTCTCTTACCATATTTATACTAAGTTTTTTCATCGACCAAATATTTAAAACGAATATCGGCTTGTTGATGAGATATCTCTCATTTTTGTTAATTCCTCTCCCTCTTCAATTATTAATCCCTAATCTAGCTAGGGGAACAAGTAGAGTATCAATGTTAGCCGCCTTTTACGTGTTGCCTAGTACCATATATTTAATCGGGGCTGTAATTCTAACTTTGCTTATGCCAGTTCAAACATATCATTTCATATTATTGAATACTTTTTCAATTATATTCTGCCTACTAATAATCTTATATTTATTTAACCCCGCCTTCACCAATATTAAAAATAATATTAATAAAATTTTTAAGAAAACTAAAGAATACGGCTTCCACATTTACAGCGGTCAAGTAGTTGATCAGTCGACAGCTAAACTTGGGGAGATACTTATCCCTTACTATGTTACCACATCAGCCCTAGGTTTTTACTCCTTGGCCTCCACTCTTCTCAGCCCGATGATTGCTTTGCCGAGCTCAGTTTCAATAACATTATTTAAAGACTTTGTCAAAATGAAAACGATTCCAAATAAAATTATACTTTATATTTTAGGCTGGTTAACACTATGTACAATAATATTATATTCGCTAGGAGAGTTTATAGTCACATTATTATTCGGTGAGCCGTTTATCTCCGTATACTATTTTATACTGCCTTTAGTGTTAGCAGGATTCTTTAAAGGTATTTATCAACCCTATCTTATGTTTTTAAGCGCTAAAGAGAAAGGCAGATGGGTTAGAAATTCATCCTTCGCGATGGGATTAGTTTACATTGCATGTGATATTATTCTTATACCAGTTATAGGAGTCTACGGAGCTATAACGGCGGATATTATAGCTAGCTTCACTTTCTTCATATTAGTTTTCATATTCTATAAAAAATATTTAGGTGCTTTAAATGCCGCCTAAATACGGGACCATTAAATGGTTTGAATACATGTTTGAGAAAGGGGATAGATGGGGTCATGACTGGAGAGCCTCACAGTCGCTTAGATATAAACTTTACTTGAATATTTTAAAAGATATTTTAACTAAAAAATCGCAGATAAAAATTTTAGATATTGGATGTGGTATATGTAATTTCACGCATAAAGTGTATGATATTAACCGAACGAATAAGATTTACGGGATGGATATTTCAAAGAACGCGATCAGCTACGCTTTAAAAAAATATCCCCACTTCACTCTTTGTCAAGCCGAGTTACCTGAAATTCCTTTTAAAGGCTTATCCTTCGATTTAATAATGTGCTTAGAAGTCCTATACTATATTAAAAAACCTAAGCGCGAACTATCCATAAAAAATATAAAAAATTTCCTAACCCGAGCTGGTTATTTTCTTTTTTCAACTGCTTTAGGGCAAGGTTATTTGAGCGAGGATGAGGCTATTAAATTAATTTCAAAATACTTCCACATTGAAAAAATAATATATAATTATGGGAGAATCTGCAGATTAATAGAGCGTTTTCTACTTAAAATTATGAGGGGGGCAAATTTAATTAAAAAAATATTATTAGGAAACCGTGAATTAACTCTCAGCTCTAAATTAAAAAGGTCAAAAAAACTAATTTTAATATTAAAATTAGCTGAATTAGGCAATAAAAATCTTAAATTAAAATCCCTTCTTTTGAAACTTATAAATAGCCTTATCCTAGTGATAAAAAATTTTTTATCTAGTGAACGTATAGCAGAAGTATTCTATAAGCTAACCAAACTTTTACTCAAAGGTCGTGGGAAAACGCATTTAATTATTTTAGCTAAAAAAATTGAAGGTGATTAATATAATCTGCGAGTCTAAAATAATAATAACAATAGACACAGAAGTCGGTGAGAAAGCTAAAAGTATAAGCGACGGCTTTACAAAGTTTATAGAGGGCCGTATTAATAACGAGCATTATGGTGTTTACAAGATTATTGAAATTTTAGATTCGTATAATTTTAAAGCAGAATTTTTCGTAGATGTTTACGAGTCTAAAGTTTTCGGGGAATATAACTTCGAGTTATTGTGCAAAAACATTAAAAATAGCGGGCATGGTGTTCAACTTCACACACACCCCTCCTACGCTTATAGTAATGAAAAAACGAATATGCACCAATACTCGCTGGAAGAGCAGATAAAAATAATCAGGGACGGTAAAAATCTTATTAAAAAATGGATCGCTCAGGAACCAATCGCTCACAGAGCTGGAAATTATGGTGCGGACAATAATACTTTACAAGCACTTAACTGTAACGGTATTAGAATAGATTCATCCTATTTCCATAATCATCCAAACTGTAAAATACAGTTAAAAACTATAAACGAACCTGTATTATTAAATAATGTTTTAGAAATCCCCATAACAGTTTTTAGAAGAGGATTAGAAATATTTAATTTTCAATTACCATTATTAAAAAACTGGTATAAGCTTGATATTAATTATTTAAGTTTAAAACATTTAAAAAAAGCGGTGGCGTATTTTAATAAAAAATTAAAATATATTATTCTTTTTCTTCATAGCTCCTCCTTTATATTAAGAGACCCTCCTTACCATAGAAATTTAAAACCGGATACTGCAACTTTAGAAAAATTCAACAAATTATTAGATTTTATAAAAAAGATGGATATTAATTGCATATTATTCAGAGAAATTCTTTCAAATTTTCAAACATTTTTTTAAAAATAAAGCCTA comes from the Candidatus Odinarchaeum yellowstonii genome and includes:
- the wecB gene encoding UDP-N-acetylglucosamine 2-epimerase (non-hydrolyzing), producing MIISVVIGTRPEIIKISPLLRRMVQEHLDHYVIHTGQHYSHNMDRIFFDELGLREPDYNLQVGSGTHAEETGKMMIEIEKVLKKIQSNLVLVLGDTNTALAGALSAVKLHIKIGHIEAGLRCYDRRTPEEVNRVVVDHVSDYLFAPTEVAVKNLIAESIMERSIFLTGNTIVDAVYENSKIAEEKSNILSKLNLKSKEYFLVTAHREENTNFKDKLSGIIEGLNLVADYFSTPIVFPIHPRTDNAIKKFNLKISDKICLIPPLGYLDFLKLLINSKLVLTDSGGIQEEACILKIPCGTLRESTERPETLTVGSNILVGTNPDKILEGVKYMIDKKPEWVNPFGDGKASEKIIKIINSLKV
- a CDS encoding class I SAM-dependent methyltransferase; its protein translation is MPPKYGTIKWFEYMFEKGDRWGHDWRASQSLRYKLYLNILKDILTKKSQIKILDIGCGICNFTHKVYDINRTNKIYGMDISKNAISYALKKYPHFTLCQAELPEIPFKGLSFDLIMCLEVLYYIKKPKRELSIKNIKNFLTRAGYFLFSTALGQGYLSEDEAIKLISKYFHIEKIIYNYGRICRLIERFLLKIMRGANLIKKILLGNRELTLSSKLKRSKKLILILKLAELGNKNLKLKSLLLKLINSLILVIKNFLSSERIAEVFYKLTKLLLKGRGKTHLIILAKKIEGD
- a CDS encoding polysaccharide deacetylase family protein, with the protein product MINIICESKIIITIDTEVGEKAKSISDGFTKFIEGRINNEHYGVYKIIEILDSYNFKAEFFVDVYESKVFGEYNFELLCKNIKNSGHGVQLHTHPSYAYSNEKTNMHQYSLEEQIKIIRDGKNLIKKWIAQEPIAHRAGNYGADNNTLQALNCNGIRIDSSYFHNHPNCKIQLKTINEPVLLNNVLEIPITVFRRGLEIFNFQLPLLKNWYKLDINYLSLKHLKKAVAYFNKKLKYIILFLHSSSFILRDPPYHRNLKPDTATLEKFNKLLDFIKKMDINCILFREILSNFQTFF
- a CDS encoding oligosaccharide flippase family protein, translating into MNLELQGVKSIFSEFKTDLLGKVGFKTSTLYLSQVLALILGAATGVINTRVLGPDGYGLFTFFFSFTTFIVIFFRFGFFNAAGLLVAQVKSRDEEREIIGSSIIVAFIIGVSYSLTIFILSFFIDQIFKTNIGLLMRYLSFLLIPLPLQLLIPNLARGTSRVSMLAAFYVLPSTIYLIGAVILTLLMPVQTYHFILLNTFSIIFCLLIILYLFNPAFTNIKNNINKIFKKTKEYGFHIYSGQVVDQSTAKLGEILIPYYVTTSALGFYSLASTLLSPMIALPSSVSITLFKDFVKMKTIPNKIILYILGWLTLCTIILYSLGEFIVTLLFGEPFISVYYFILPLVLAGFFKGIYQPYLMFLSAKEKGRWVRNSSFAMGLVYIACDIILIPVIGVYGAITADIIASFTFFILVFIFYKKYLGALNAA
- a CDS encoding glycosyltransferase family 4 protein; its protein translation is MNKKYNILMVLENYYPPDIRVFKEAKVLIDGGLNVNLLCLGKEKSLEREIVDGLNVFRIVKNTGFQKWRGFLNYYINFINPLWFKAVERLVRELNIELLHVHDLPLVKTCLKVAEKYNIPVIADLHENYPAAVRDWRNYESGLKSKLISFLMPVRRWRRYEKSVLQKVTNIITINKETATHYVEDCGLPFEKIIVVRNTDTVENLLKYELHQDIIERYKGFFIVTYIGSFGPHRGLETVLNSVTLLRKKIPKLKILIVGGGPKGYEQNLYNIVKKLNLESVVDFTGWVDYKFIPTYIHLSNICLIPYKLSEHTDNALPHKLFQYMAFSKPIVATRTKSFSKVIEDNNCGLLFPSGDYEALADCILKLYENKDLALEMGLNGLKTVKELYNWREDAERLLKLYKEILKCD
- a CDS encoding nucleotide sugar dehydrogenase, with the translated sequence MKVCVIGLGYIGLPTACLIAEAGHEVVGVDIKPDVINKLKSGSLPFKEKGLDELFNKVKNRMKFQNHPEDAEVFLIAVPTPLSKEARIADLSYVRKAVESIKNYVKKDTLVVVESTVPPGTCELIVAPLLNNKGLIAHCPERAMPGNTLYEMVHNARVIGANDDKAKQLAGKLYSSFVKGEIYYTNLKTAEMVKLMENTYRDINIALANEFAQIAEDIGVDIWSAIRIANKHPRVNILNPGPGVGGHCLAVDPWFLIENSSKSKIISLAREINDSMPKHVVELVKEMNIPAGETLTVLGVAYKRDVDDIRETPALKFIKIAENEGYNIKVHDPHVKEFEYPLLALDEAVSESSCIVIITDHSIFKEIQPSRIAILMKNKILIDTRNSVDHKLWVEAGFKVKVLGKGDIVEFRTSRR